The proteins below come from a single Miscanthus floridulus cultivar M001 chromosome 1, ASM1932011v1, whole genome shotgun sequence genomic window:
- the LOC136551149 gene encoding scarecrow-like protein 21 yields the protein MSTQASNRSYRYPDNTQLPYHNGNPMHVGGNGNYYVQQNRDDVNYISSDDGSQSSNSRAQGFQAQFCTLDSSSANCVYPAHSSTSSQSISGSPLSQQESHSDHAYGSSPSASCVTQVPTWTLKDLENVMLGPDSDIGSPDSSFLPGTALYDNNWRELLGIQTGDLRQLIIACGKAVDENSFYIDALMSELREMVSVSGEPMQRLGAYMLEGLIARLSFTGLALYKSLKCKEPVATSSELMSYMHLLYEICPFFKFGYMSANGAIADAVKGEDIIHIVDFQIAQGSQWMTMIQALASRPGRRPYLRITGIDDSNSAHARGGGLDMVGQKLHRMAQSCGLPFEFNAVPAASHEVVFEDLCVRPGEAIVVNFAYQLHHTPDESVGIENHRDRILRMVKSLSPRVVTLVEQEANTNTAPFFLRYMETLDYYTAMFEAIDVACPRDDKKRISTEQHCVARDIVNLIACEGAERVERHEPFGKWRARLAMAGFRPYPLSPVVNRTIKTLLDSYHSYYRLEERDDILYLGWKNRKLVVSSAWC from the coding sequence ATGTCGACACAGGCCTCTAACCGGTCATACAGATATCCAGACAATACCCAACTACCATACCACAATGGCAATCCAATGCATGTTGGGGGCAATGGTAATTACTATGTGCAACAAAATCGTGATGATGTTAACTACATTTCCTCTGATGATGGATCGCAGAGCAGTAATTCTAGAGCTCAAGGTTTTCAAGCACAGTTTTGCACCCTAGACTCGTCTTCGGCCAATTGTGTTTATCCTGCACATAGCTCTACCTCTTCTCAGAGCATAAGTGGAAGCCCTCTGTCTCAGCAAGAGAGCCACTCTGATCATGCATATGGTTCCTCTCCAAGTGCATCGTGTGTTACTCAGGTTCCCACCTGGACACTTAAGGATCTAGAAAATGTGATGCTTGGACCCGATTCTGACATAGGTAGCCCCGACAGTTCCTTTCTGCCTGGCACTGCCTTGTATGATAACAACTGGAGAGAACTTTTGGGAATTCAAACTGGGGATTTGAGGCAGCTAATTATAGCATGTGGTAAGGCTGTTGACGAGAATTCTTTCTATATAGATGCACTGATGTCTGAGTTAAGGGAGATGGTTTCTGTCTCTGGTGAGCCGATGCAACGTCTGGGAGCTTACATGTTGGAAGGTCTCATTGCGAGGCTTTCTTTCACTGGACTTGCCCTGTATAAATCTTTGAAGTGCAAAGAACCTGTGGCTACGAGTTCTGAGCTCATGTCCTATATGCATCTTCTTTATGAGATCTGTCCATTCTTCAAGTTTGGCTACATGTCTGCCAATGGTGCCATAGCTGATGCTGTTAAGGGTGAAGACATTATTCACATCGTCGATTTTCAAATCGCTCAGGGTAGTCAGTGGATGACTATGATACAGGCCCTTGCTTCAAGGCCTGGGAGGCGACCATACCTAAGAATCACTGGCATAGATGACTCGAATTCTGCTCATGCCCGAGGTGGTGGACTGGATATGGTTGGACAGAAGTTGCACAGAATGGCCCAGTCATGTGGTCTGCCCTTCGAGTTCAATGCTGTGCCAGCAGCTAGTCATGAGGTTGTATTTGAAGATCTTTGTGTAAGACCTGGGGAGGCCATCGTTGTTAATTTTGCTTATCAGCTGCATCATACTCCTGATGAGAGCGTCGGCATAGAAAACCATCGCGATAGAATATTGAGAATGGTCAAGAGCCTCTCTCCTAGGGTGGTAACTCTTGTAGAGCAGGAGGCAAACACAAACACGGCACCTTTCTTTCTTAGATACATGGAGACTCTTGATTATTACACAGCGATGTTTGAGGCAATAGATGTTGCTTGCCCCAGGGATGATAAGAAGCGGATTAGCACAGAGCAGCACTGTGTTGCAAGGGATATTGTCAATTTAATTGCTTGTGAAGGTGCGGAAAGAGTAGAGAGGCATGAGCCTTTTGGAAAATGGAGGGCAAGGCTTGCAATGGCTGGGTTTAGACCATACCCATTAAGTCCAGTGGTGAACAGAACCATCAAAACACTGCTTGACAGTTACCACAGCTATTACAGGCTTGAGGAGAGAGATGACATCCTTTATCTTGGCTGGAAGAACAGAAAGCTGGTCGTATCTTCTGCCTGGTGCTGA
- the LOC136551210 gene encoding ubiquitin carboxyl-terminal hydrolase 26-like: protein MSLAVSSKTIKENQKLHKGNVEIEGDFATLADKSIFPGDVLWVRDSEIFENRDIADEISEQKGDILQVEEGFRGTLLTSSVSA, encoded by the exons ACCATTAAGGAGAACCAGAAGCTTCACAAAGGCAATGTTGAGATTGAAGGTGACTTCGCTACTCTTGCTGACAAGAGTATTTTTCCTGGGGATGTTCTTTGGGTCAGAGACTCTGAAATCTTTGAGAACCGTGACATAGCAG ATGAGATTTCAGAGCAGAAGGGTGATATACTGCAGGTCGAGGAAGGCTTTAGAGGGACTCTTTTGACATCAAGTGTTTCAGCATAG